From Nematostella vectensis chromosome 14, jaNemVect1.1, whole genome shotgun sequence, a single genomic window includes:
- the LOC116616285 gene encoding uncharacterized protein LOC116616285 isoform X1, whose product MRGDGNITHQRGHLFDRADVLQKEHGVDVVVLMFGRHGKGTTTSCYGTRGRGLKFIGDQQEAKPDEDGQLAFRLFDRFMRAQRKTPAATTPPTVAPAATTPPTAAPAATTPPTGAPAATTPPTGAPAATTPTEAAST is encoded by the exons ATGAGGGGGGATGGGAATATCACCCACCAAAGAGGACATCTTTTCGATAGG GCAGATGTCCTTCAAAAGGAGCACGGCGTGGATGTGGTCGTCCTTATGTTCGGACGGCACGGCAAAGGGACGACCACATCCTGCTACGGCACAAGAGGAAGGGGCCTGAAGTTTATCGGGGACCAGCAGGAGGCCAAACCTGACGAGGATGGCCAACTTGCCTTCCGCTTGTTTGATAGATTCATGAGAG CCCAAAGAAAAACACCCGCGGCAACAACACCACCCACGGTTGCACCCGCGGCGACAACACCACCCACGGCAGCACCCGCGGCGACAACACCACCCACGGGGGCACCCGCGGCGACAACACCACCAACGGGGGCACCCGCGGCGACAACACCAACCGAGGCGGCGTCAACATGA
- the LOC116616285 gene encoding classical arabinogalactan protein 7 isoform X2 encodes MGISPTKEDIFSIGQMSFKRSTSCYGTRGRGLKFIGDQQEAKPDEDGQLAFRLFDRFMRAQRKTPAATTPPTVAPAATTPPTAAPAATTPPTGAPAATTPPTGAPAATTPTEAAST; translated from the exons ATGGGAATATCACCCACCAAAGAGGACATCTTTTCGATAGG GCAGATGTCCTTCAAAAGGAG CACATCCTGCTACGGCACAAGAGGAAGGGGCCTGAAGTTTATCGGGGACCAGCAGGAGGCCAAACCTGACGAGGATGGCCAACTTGCCTTCCGCTTGTTTGATAGATTCATGAGAG CCCAAAGAAAAACACCCGCGGCAACAACACCACCCACGGTTGCACCCGCGGCGACAACACCACCCACGGCAGCACCCGCGGCGACAACACCACCCACGGGGGCACCCGCGGCGACAACACCACCAACGGGGGCACCCGCGGCGACAACACCAACCGAGGCGGCGTCAACATGA
- the LOC116612862 gene encoding uncharacterized protein LOC116612862 isoform X1: MRQIWSGFSSFAPVLNEDLDEFRDTLQTPDEEENEEEEDDEEESDESSDDEGDDPTPSIAIQSKDLGQGVHAWCFPETISQGTFNGGNGSSACSVIALVIGHIFWSKSLLLPRPSALLPESNVAAMCAGIEQGNRIYDLQRSSLPTRYLSIEEAAGYLAPWFDCSIRETLPVRLEDPHEETTIVYQLQNAVPPVGSFNLACLTISCRSALFVISGTQIAYFDSHSHMANHGALVLLCATENMRTFCEALWRYEGFNKSTYGNFSMVEFY, from the coding sequence ATGCGGCAAATTTGGTCAGGCTTTTCTTCCTTTGCCCCTGTACTGAATGAAGACTTGGACGAGTTCCGTGACACTCTGCAGACGCCTGATGAAGAAGAAAACGAGGAGGAAGAAGATGACGAAGAGGAGTCTGATGAGAGTAGCGATGACGAAGGAGACGACCCCACTCCGTCTATAGCCATACAGTCCAAAGACTTAGGCCAAGGCGTCCACGCCTGGTGTTTCCCTGAAACAATAAGTCAAGGAACATTCAACGGTGGAAACGGAAGCAGTGCATGCAGCGTAATTGCCTTGGTAATTGgccatattttctggagcaAATCTCTTTTGCTCCCGCGTCCGTCCGCTTTGCTCCCAGAGAGTAACGTTGCTGCAATGTGCGCAGGTATCGAGCAGGGAAACAGGATTTATGACCTGCAAAGGAGCAGCCTTCCCACGCGGTACCTGTCCATAGAGGAAGCCGCAGGCTATCTCGCACCATGGTTTGACTGCTCCATTCGTGAGACCTTACCCGTCCGCCTAGAAGATCCGCACGAGGAAACAACAATCGTATATCAGCTACAAAATGCCGTTCCTCCTGTGGGGTCTTTCAATCTAGCTTGCCTTACGATAAGTTGTAGGTCTGCACTTTTCGTGATCAGCGGCACTCAAATTGCTTACTTTGATAGCCACTCGCATATGGCTAATCACGGCGCGCTAGTACTGTTATGTGCAACAGAAAACATGCGTACGTTTTGCGAGGCGTTATGGCGTTACGAGGGCTTTAACAAATCTACATATGGTAACTTCTCTATGGTAGAATTCTATTAA